Proteins from one Stenotrophomonas aracearum genomic window:
- a CDS encoding DUF1295 domain-containing protein, translated as MINLLWVWLYAAVIMSWGWWWQRRHQNIGVVDVLWAKGVGASALLLALLGEGATAPRIALAVLGGLWGLRLALHLWKRVRSEDEDGRYQHLRKHWNGHQGKIFGFFQFQALLVVLFALPFVAVSQSADLPVGWIIAAVAMWLLSVGGESLADRQLARFRANPANKGKTCRDGLWRYSRHPNYFFEWLHWFTYVLLALHSPLWWLAWSGPLVMYIFLRWVSGIPFTEAQALRSRGDDYRAYQRSTPMLFPWFPKESKP; from the coding sequence ATGATCAACCTGCTCTGGGTCTGGCTGTATGCCGCCGTCATCATGAGCTGGGGATGGTGGTGGCAACGCCGTCACCAGAACATCGGTGTGGTCGACGTGCTCTGGGCCAAGGGTGTAGGCGCGTCGGCACTGCTGCTTGCCCTGCTCGGCGAAGGCGCAACGGCGCCACGCATTGCGTTGGCGGTGCTGGGCGGGCTGTGGGGGTTGCGGCTCGCCCTGCACCTGTGGAAGCGCGTGCGCAGCGAGGATGAAGATGGCCGCTACCAGCATCTGCGCAAACACTGGAACGGGCACCAGGGCAAGATCTTCGGCTTCTTCCAGTTCCAGGCGCTGCTGGTCGTCCTGTTCGCGTTGCCGTTCGTGGCAGTGTCGCAGAGCGCGGACCTGCCGGTGGGCTGGATCATCGCCGCAGTGGCGATGTGGCTGCTCAGCGTAGGCGGTGAATCGCTCGCCGACCGCCAGCTGGCGCGCTTCCGGGCCAACCCGGCCAACAAGGGCAAGACCTGCCGCGACGGGCTGTGGCGTTACTCCCGCCACCCCAACTACTTCTTCGAGTGGCTGCACTGGTTCACCTACGTGCTGCTGGCGTTGCATTCGCCGCTGTGGTGGCTGGCCTGGTCCGGCCCGCTGGTGATGTACATCTTCCTGCGCTGGGTGAGTGGCATTCCGTTTACCGAAGCGCAGGCGCTGCGCAGCCGTGGCGACGACTACCGCGCCTATCAGCGCAGCACCCCGATGCTGTTTCCGTGGTTTCCCAAGGAGTCCAAGCCGTGA